One Euphorbia lathyris chromosome 1, ddEupLath1.1, whole genome shotgun sequence DNA segment encodes these proteins:
- the LOC136223340 gene encoding zinc finger CCCH domain-containing protein 55-like encodes MDTYEATNMLLSKIKSIDPDNASKIMGYILIQGHNENDLLSLALASEPFLFNVILKAKSHLGLSSNALSAPSSPSPLNPISRPPGNHNHNHNPFSQSSPRVTPFVDFAKNPSPHSWPASGMVANCNGGNANTAAAATSISPKSSPFLSYDNIRAGSGLVPPSPSNGGNGSGDSSNSTGDLINEYQLDEYFSFLDDFPQRNEESLDPRVQLGGYDMNNVDAHLHRRRFSESDACFGGEDGNFGHGFRPCMYFARGFCKNGESCKFVHGGFGGDGVAEVAGGGGCGVMMGSPREMEGLYLQQHEEMMRMKAAQQQRLAYNKYMNFLLQQEGDSGRMGAASLLMGDELHKFGQFRPDRDFLAMAMEEKANSASRQIYLTFPADSTFKDEDVSNYFCTFGSVQDVRIPYQQKRMFGFVTFVHPETVKLILSRGNPHFICDSRVLVKPYKEKGKVANNSRRQHHLHQQLMERGNFSPCSSPSGLDPRELYDLHLGAKMLSQEIMLRRKLEQQAELQQAIELQGRRLINLQLPDLRGDFVHHHQRSLSAGSPISMPPYASMDQNLNVTSDFQRHSVLEAEKGDRSANTICSSVIAGDQNLQHEGNAASIQCNGTVNGNVESFNSEGCNANKRSGSMVEQGLPDNPFASPRNSLGSQSDFAPGSSRVKEITESSSSENNALVSASSNDVVSHKL; translated from the exons ATGGATACTTATGAAGCAACAAATATGCTGCTTTCAAAAATCAAGAGCATTGACCCAGATAACGCCTCCAAAATCATGGGTTACATCCTTATACAAGgtcacaatgaaaacgatttgtTGTCTTTAGCTCTTGCGTCTGAACCCTTCTTGTTTAACGTCATTCTTAAAGCCAAATCCCATTTAGGACTTTCATCGAACGCCTTATCTGCACCCTCTTCTCCTTCGCCGTTAAACCCTATTTCTCGACCCCCCGGTAATCATAATCACAATCATAACCCCTTCTCGCAATCGTCTCCGAGAGTTACTCCGTTTGTTGATTTTGCGAAAAACCCATCCCCGCATTCATGGCCGGCTTCAGGTATGGTGGCGAATTGCAATGGGGGTAATGCTAATACTGCTGCTGCTGCTACTTCTATTAGTCCAAAGTCGAGTCCTTTCTTGTCTTATGATAATATTCGTGCGGGTTCCGGTTTGGTGCCGCCGTCTCCGTCGAATGGTGGTAACGGGAGCGGTGATAGCAGTAATAGTACTGGGGATTTAATTAATGAGTATCAGTTAGATgagtatttttcttttcttgatgATTTTCCTCAAAGGAATGAAGAAAGTTTGGACCCGAGGGTTCAATTGGGCGGTTATGATATGAATAATGTGGATGCTCATCTTCATAGGAGGAGATTTTCCGAGAGTGACGCGTGTTTTGGTGGTGAAGATGGGAACTTTGGACATGGGTTTAGGCCGTGTATGTATTTTGCTAGGGGGTTTTGCAAAAATGGGGAAAGCTGTAAGTTTGTTCATGGTGGTTTTGGTGGTGATGGTGTTGCCGAGGTTGCTGGTGGCGGTGGCTGTGGAGTCATGATGGGTTCACCGAGGGAAATGGAGGGGCTTTATCTGCAACAACATGAAGAAATGATGAGAATGAAAGCTGCACAGCAGCAAAGATTGGCTTATAATAAGTACATGAATTTCTTGTTGCAGCAAGAGGGCGACTCCGGGAG GATGGGTGCAGCATCTCTTTTGATGGGTGATGAACTTCACAAGTTTGGTCAGTTTCGACCAGATAGGGACTTTTTAGCAATGGCAATGGAAGAAAAGGCAAATTCTGCTTCTAGGCAGATCTACTTGACATTTCCTGCTGACAGCACCTTCAAAGATGAAGATGTTTCAAACTATTTCTG CACTTTTGGATCGGTTCAAGACGTCAGAATCCCGTATCAGCAAAAGCGCATGTTTGGATTTGTTACATTTGTCCATCCAGAGACGGTGAAACTTATATTGTCAAGGGGGAACCCTCATTTTATTTGCGATTCACGTGTGCTTGTAAAGCCATACAAGGAAAAGGGAAAAGTTGCAAACAA CAGCAGGAGGCAACATCATTTACATCAGCAGTTAATGGAAAGGGGGAACTTTTCACCTTGTTCCAGCCCTTCAGGGCTCGATCCTAGAGAGCTATATGATCTTCATCTTG GAGCAAAAATGCTCAGTCAGGAGATTATGCTAAGAAGAAAGTTGGAACAGCAGGCTGAGCTGCAGCAAGCGATCGAACTCCAAGGAAGAAGGTTGATTAATCTGCAACTCCCCGACTTGAGGGGAGATTTTGTTCACCATCATCAGCGTAGTCTCTCTGCTGGTTCACCAATTTCCATGCCGCCTTATGCTTCCATGGATCAAAATCTAAATGTGACTTCCGATTTTCAGAGACATAGTGTCTTAGAAG CAGAAAAGGGTGATCGATCAGCCAACACCATTTGCTCTTCCGTTATTGCTGGTGACCAGAATCTTCAGCATGAAGGCAATGCAGCTTCCATTCAGTGCAATGGTACTGTCAACGGCAATGTCGAGAGCTTCAATTCCGAAGGATGCAATGCTAATAAACG TTCCGGAAGCATGGTTGAACAAGGTCTTCCTGATAACCCCTTTGCTTCTCCTAGAAACTCATTGGGGTCTCAAAGTGACTTCGCCCCGGGTTCGTCGCGAGTTAAAGAAATCACAGAATCCTCATCCTCGGAAAATAACGCCTTAGTGTCCGCGAGTTCCAACGATGTGGTTTCGCATAAGTTATGA
- the LOC136218685 gene encoding uncharacterized protein isoform X2 gives MGSDYSPLLFPPFSFINRKLEAMEGSSDSSYSSSELETLQQEHEEKIQKIQQLKTQIESLKIHLEKKRKEVSKEKMESFKSLSAKYNNLREEYNALVAQKLKK, from the exons ATGGGTTCTGATTATTCCCCTCTTCTTTTCCCTCCCTTTTCGTTTATTAATAG GAAGCTTGAGGCAATGGAAGGTAGCAGTGACAGTTCGTACAGTTCATCAG AGTTGGAAACACTGCAGCAAGAGCATGAGGAGAAGATCCAGAAGATTCAACAACTGAAAACCCAAATAGAATCATTGAAGATTCATttggagaagaagaggaaagaggtttcaaaagaaaaaatggaATCTTTCAAGAGCTTGAGTGCAAAATATAACAACTTGAGAGAGGAATATAATGCATTGGTGGCTCAGAAGTTGAAGAAATAG
- the LOC136218685 gene encoding uncharacterized protein isoform X1 yields the protein MGSDYSPLLFPPFSFINRKLEAMEGSSDSSYSSSAKKMSLSELETLQQEHEEKIQKIQQLKTQIESLKIHLEKKRKEVSKEKMESFKSLSAKYNNLREEYNALVAQKLKK from the exons ATGGGTTCTGATTATTCCCCTCTTCTTTTCCCTCCCTTTTCGTTTATTAATAG GAAGCTTGAGGCAATGGAAGGTAGCAGTGACAGTTCGTACAGTTCATCAG CCAAGAAGATGTCATTGTCAGAGTTGGAAACACTGCAGCAAGAGCATGAGGAGAAGATCCAGAAGATTCAACAACTGAAAACCCAAATAGAATCATTGAAGATTCATttggagaagaagaggaaagaggtttcaaaagaaaaaatggaATCTTTCAAGAGCTTGAGTGCAAAATATAACAACTTGAGAGAGGAATATAATGCATTGGTGGCTCAGAAGTTGAAGAAATAG
- the LOC136218685 gene encoding uncharacterized protein isoform X3, translating into MEGSSDSSYSSSAKKMSLSELETLQQEHEEKIQKIQQLKTQIESLKIHLEKKRKEVSKEKMESFKSLSAKYNNLREEYNALVAQKLKK; encoded by the exons ATGGAAGGTAGCAGTGACAGTTCGTACAGTTCATCAG CCAAGAAGATGTCATTGTCAGAGTTGGAAACACTGCAGCAAGAGCATGAGGAGAAGATCCAGAAGATTCAACAACTGAAAACCCAAATAGAATCATTGAAGATTCATttggagaagaagaggaaagaggtttcaaaagaaaaaatggaATCTTTCAAGAGCTTGAGTGCAAAATATAACAACTTGAGAGAGGAATATAATGCATTGGTGGCTCAGAAGTTGAAGAAATAG